In one window of Candidatus Alcyoniella australis DNA:
- a CDS encoding hydrogenase maturation nickel metallochaperone HypA: protein MHEPGITRGIMDTVLETLERERIESVVRKVNVTIGVCQGLVPDAMQMFFEMERPGTPLAEAELVIELQPMIAHCPTCDKQHQLDLPILFCPECGSQMELIQGKELLVTSIEVDQ, encoded by the coding sequence ATGCACGAGCCGGGCATCACCCGCGGGATCATGGACACGGTGCTCGAGACACTCGAGCGCGAACGGATCGAGTCTGTGGTGCGCAAGGTCAACGTCACCATCGGCGTGTGCCAGGGCCTGGTGCCCGACGCGATGCAGATGTTCTTTGAGATGGAGCGGCCGGGGACGCCACTGGCCGAGGCCGAACTGGTGATCGAGCTGCAGCCGATGATCGCCCATTGCCCGACGTGCGATAAACAGCACCAGCTGGACCTGCCGATACTGTTCTGCCCCGAGTGCGGATCGCAGATGGAGCTGATCCAGGGCAAGGAACTGCTGGTGACTTCAATCGAGGTGGATCAATGA
- a CDS encoding acyl-CoA dehydrogenase family protein: MGFPGVDYFDVDSMLTDDERMARDQARHFVDNEVLPIISEHFNDHTFPAHLTKQMADLGYLGCYLPEEYGCAGVNNVIYGLIMQELERGDSGVRSFCSVQTSLCMWPIFTYGTEEQRRKYLPKMATGELIGAFGLTEPDYGSDAGSMITRARVEGDCFVLNGAKMWITNATVADLAVVWAKVKLTGEEHEAIRGFIVEADTPGFSTLETHNKFSLRASITGELIFEDCRIPAANLLPGVKGLAGPLSCLNQARYGIAWGATGSAMACYQASLDYAKERVQFHKPIAAHQLVQHKLAWMLTEITKSQLMVMQLGRLKDAKKLRHQQVSMAKANCVGRALEIARVARDIHGANGITTEYPVIRHMLNLESVNTYEGTYDIHQLIVARDITGQDPFAV, translated from the coding sequence ATGGGCTTCCCAGGGGTTGATTATTTCGACGTTGATAGCATGCTCACCGACGACGAGCGCATGGCCCGCGACCAAGCGCGTCATTTTGTGGACAACGAGGTGCTGCCGATCATCAGCGAGCACTTCAACGACCACACCTTCCCCGCGCACCTCACCAAGCAGATGGCCGATCTGGGCTACTTGGGCTGCTACTTGCCCGAGGAGTACGGCTGCGCGGGCGTGAACAACGTAATCTACGGACTGATCATGCAGGAGCTCGAGCGCGGCGATTCGGGCGTGCGCAGCTTTTGCTCGGTGCAGACCAGCCTGTGCATGTGGCCGATCTTCACTTACGGCACCGAAGAGCAACGCCGCAAGTATTTGCCGAAAATGGCGACCGGCGAGCTGATCGGCGCCTTCGGCCTGACCGAGCCCGACTACGGCTCCGACGCGGGCAGCATGATCACCCGCGCGCGCGTCGAGGGCGATTGCTTCGTGCTCAACGGCGCCAAAATGTGGATCACCAACGCCACGGTCGCCGACCTGGCCGTGGTCTGGGCCAAGGTCAAGCTTACGGGCGAAGAGCATGAGGCGATCCGCGGCTTCATCGTCGAGGCCGACACTCCGGGCTTCAGCACGCTGGAGACGCACAACAAGTTCAGCCTGCGCGCTTCGATCACCGGCGAGCTGATCTTTGAGGACTGCCGGATACCCGCAGCCAACTTGCTGCCCGGGGTCAAGGGACTGGCCGGACCGCTGAGCTGCCTGAACCAAGCGCGCTACGGCATCGCCTGGGGCGCCACCGGCTCGGCCATGGCCTGCTACCAAGCGTCGCTGGACTACGCCAAGGAGCGCGTGCAGTTCCACAAGCCGATCGCCGCGCACCAGCTGGTGCAGCACAAGCTGGCCTGGATGCTCACCGAGATCACCAAAAGCCAGCTAATGGTGATGCAGCTGGGTCGGCTCAAGGACGCCAAGAAGCTGCGCCACCAGCAGGTGAGCATGGCCAAGGCCAACTGCGTGGGACGCGCGCTGGAGATCGCCCGCGTGGCGCGCGACATCCACGGCGCCAACGGCATCACCACCGAGTACCCGGTGATCCGCCACATGCTCAACCTCGAGTCGGTCAACACCTACGAGGGGACGTACGACATCCACCAACTGATCGTCGCCCGCGATATCACCGGGCAGGATCCATTTGCAGTTTGA
- a CDS encoding response regulator: MKQQKILIIDDDKDNCNKLCELLAKSLPIRTIALNSAKKAIDHIGLNKYDVYIIDLAMRNISGPEFYFELRRQDLENLKKLLFLVPMHIGDDLLRFLHFSQAPCIHQPINHEDVLKIVRSMLNFSV, from the coding sequence GTGAAGCAACAGAAGATATTGATCATCGACGACGATAAAGACAATTGCAATAAGCTGTGCGAGTTGCTCGCCAAAAGCTTACCAATCCGTACCATTGCGCTGAACAGCGCGAAAAAAGCAATTGACCACATCGGCCTTAATAAATACGACGTATATATAATTGACCTTGCCATGCGCAACATCTCCGGACCGGAGTTCTATTTCGAACTACGGCGGCAGGACTTGGAGAATCTGAAAAAGTTGCTGTTCCTGGTGCCGATGCACATTGGCGATGACCTGCTCCGTTTTTTACATTTCAGTCAGGCGCCGTGCATCCACCAGCCGATCAATCACGAGGACGTGCTCAAAATCGTCCGTAGCATGCTCAACTTTTCTGTATAA
- a CDS encoding aldehyde dehydrogenase family protein → MVDKYRNFIDGQWCDAASGETFLNRNPSNIDDVVGEFPASGPEDVDRACQAARAAYKEWRLVPPPKRGAVLLDIYHKMMEHKEQLAQLMSREMGKPIGEARGDVQEGIETAMYMSGEGRRMFGQTSTAEFKGKMAYSLRMPMGVAGLITPWNFPCAIPCWKAFPALICGDAVVIKPASDAPATAVRMAEIFAEAGLPKGLFNVVCGSGGKAGTALAEHPQVNVISFTGSTATGSKLAQITGRDLKRLSLEMGGKNAQIVMDDAKLDLAVEGAVWGAFGTAGQRCTATSRLIVHRKVLDEFTQRLIDGAKRVNIGPGNAESTNVGPLINEAALNKVESYVAIGRDEDHAELILGGKRMTAGDFAKGWFFEPTIFANGKRTMRIAREEIFGPLVLIIPVDSFDEAIDVLNDTDYGLSSSIYTQDVNRAHEAIRDIECGITYINGPTIGAETHMPFGGFKNTGNGHRESGTEVLSTYSEWKTIYVDYSGRLQRAQLDED, encoded by the coding sequence ATGGTCGACAAGTATCGCAACTTCATTGACGGTCAGTGGTGCGACGCCGCATCGGGCGAAACTTTTCTCAACCGCAACCCCTCCAACATTGACGACGTAGTGGGCGAGTTTCCGGCCAGCGGGCCCGAGGACGTGGACCGCGCCTGCCAAGCCGCGCGCGCGGCGTACAAAGAATGGCGCCTGGTGCCGCCGCCCAAGCGCGGCGCAGTGCTGCTCGACATCTACCACAAGATGATGGAGCACAAAGAGCAACTGGCGCAGCTGATGTCGCGCGAGATGGGCAAGCCGATCGGCGAGGCGCGCGGCGACGTGCAGGAGGGGATCGAGACCGCGATGTACATGTCCGGCGAGGGACGCCGAATGTTCGGCCAGACCTCGACCGCCGAGTTCAAGGGCAAGATGGCCTACTCGCTGCGGATGCCGATGGGCGTCGCCGGGCTGATCACGCCCTGGAACTTCCCCTGCGCAATCCCCTGCTGGAAAGCCTTCCCCGCGCTGATCTGCGGCGACGCCGTTGTAATCAAACCCGCGTCCGACGCTCCGGCCACGGCCGTGCGCATGGCCGAAATCTTCGCCGAGGCCGGGCTGCCCAAGGGGCTGTTCAACGTGGTCTGCGGCTCCGGCGGCAAGGCCGGGACTGCCCTGGCCGAGCATCCACAGGTCAACGTGATCAGCTTCACCGGCTCCACCGCCACCGGCAGCAAGCTGGCCCAGATCACCGGTCGCGATCTCAAACGGCTGAGCCTGGAGATGGGCGGCAAAAACGCGCAGATCGTGATGGATGATGCCAAGCTCGACCTGGCGGTCGAGGGCGCGGTCTGGGGCGCGTTTGGCACTGCCGGCCAGCGCTGCACCGCGACCAGCCGGTTGATCGTACACCGTAAGGTGCTCGACGAGTTCACTCAGCGGCTGATCGACGGCGCCAAGCGAGTGAACATCGGCCCGGGCAACGCCGAGTCGACCAACGTCGGTCCGCTGATCAACGAGGCCGCGCTGAACAAGGTCGAGTCGTACGTGGCAATCGGCCGCGACGAGGACCACGCCGAGCTGATCCTCGGCGGCAAGCGGATGACCGCGGGCGACTTTGCCAAGGGCTGGTTTTTCGAACCGACGATCTTTGCCAACGGCAAACGCACGATGCGCATCGCCCGCGAGGAGATCTTCGGCCCGCTGGTGCTGATCATCCCGGTCGACAGCTTCGACGAGGCGATCGACGTGCTCAACGACACCGACTACGGACTCTCGAGCTCGATCTACACCCAGGACGTCAACCGCGCCCACGAAGCGATCCGCGACATCGAATGCGGCATCACCTACATCAACGGTCCGACCATCGGCGCCGAGACCCACATGCCGTTCGGTGGATTCAAGAACACGGGCAACGGCCACCGCGAATCGGGAACCGAGGTGCTTAGCACCTATTCGGAATGGAAGACGATCTACGTCGATTACTCGGGCCGCCTGCAGCGCGCCCAACTCGACGAGGACTGA
- a CDS encoding NAD(P)/FAD-dependent oxidoreductase, translated as MNYDYDVLVIGAGPGGCIAAREMAAAGLRVCLCDRSTREDLGNPIVIELEKSIWDPLMGGAPLDQEIPYNAKQVNIFSPRGNLGIAVKDEGLIYAVYLHKIVRRMAEQAQAAGAQFLPQHSATQALVEDGYVVGARFRVGRGSAKIRARLTVDASGYDAALVRKLDPQLGIELPEHRLDNVAAENHICNIDREAAQEAVNKGLAGDEQVWTKLAFAGNYSTEFAFLSLRQELGYILVGLNAAYDQPTPAELIKAYAARVGFLGKRLIGGKGLIRVRRAIPRLVTDGLAVIGEAACQVIPTLGSGAAGSMLAAKYLSQAAVAALNYGRPSTAALWPYAWRYMSGRGSVLASYDITRLLLERFSTEQMTAFIEDGLLQPEDQATSVTVQPMIPSLSSMPARARGLYKHPDLLPLFAGQGLAMRRARKLYAAYPRVWDPELFQRWRKAERELFKPAEAFGS; from the coding sequence ATGAATTACGACTACGACGTGCTGGTGATCGGCGCCGGTCCCGGCGGCTGTATTGCGGCGCGCGAGATGGCTGCGGCCGGATTGCGGGTCTGCCTGTGCGATCGCAGCACGCGCGAGGATCTGGGCAACCCGATCGTGATCGAACTCGAGAAGTCGATCTGGGATCCACTGATGGGCGGAGCGCCATTGGATCAGGAGATCCCATACAACGCAAAACAAGTAAACATCTTCTCGCCGCGCGGGAACCTCGGCATCGCAGTCAAGGACGAGGGGCTGATCTACGCGGTCTATTTACACAAGATCGTCAGGCGTATGGCCGAGCAGGCCCAGGCCGCGGGCGCACAGTTTTTACCGCAGCACAGCGCCACGCAGGCGCTGGTCGAGGACGGTTACGTGGTCGGCGCACGGTTCCGGGTCGGACGCGGCAGCGCGAAGATTCGCGCACGGCTGACGGTCGATGCCTCGGGTTATGACGCGGCCCTGGTGCGCAAACTCGATCCGCAACTGGGCATCGAGCTGCCCGAACATCGGCTGGACAATGTGGCGGCCGAGAACCACATCTGCAACATCGACCGCGAGGCTGCGCAGGAAGCGGTCAACAAGGGGTTGGCAGGCGACGAGCAGGTCTGGACCAAGCTGGCCTTTGCCGGCAACTACTCCACGGAGTTCGCCTTCCTCTCGCTGCGGCAGGAGCTGGGCTACATCCTGGTCGGGCTCAACGCGGCCTACGATCAGCCGACCCCCGCCGAGCTGATTAAAGCCTACGCCGCGCGCGTGGGATTTCTGGGTAAACGCCTGATCGGCGGCAAGGGACTGATTCGCGTGCGCCGCGCCATTCCGCGGCTGGTGACCGACGGCCTGGCCGTGATCGGCGAGGCGGCCTGCCAGGTGATCCCGACTTTGGGCAGCGGCGCTGCGGGTTCGATGCTCGCGGCGAAGTACCTGAGCCAGGCGGCGGTTGCGGCGCTGAACTACGGCAGGCCGAGCACTGCTGCGCTGTGGCCTTACGCCTGGCGCTATATGAGCGGTCGCGGCAGCGTGTTGGCCAGCTACGACATCACCCGCCTGCTGCTCGAACGCTTTTCAACCGAGCAGATGACGGCCTTTATCGAGGACGGACTGCTGCAACCCGAGGATCAGGCCACGTCGGTCACCGTGCAGCCGATGATCCCCAGCCTGTCGAGCATGCCGGCGCGAGCGCGCGGACTGTACAAACACCCGGATCTGCTGCCGCTGTTCGCGGGCCAGGGCCTGGCCATGCGCCGGGCGCGCAAGCTCTACGCGGCCTATCCGCGAGTCTGGGATCCGGAACTGTTCCAGCGCTGGCGTAAGGCCGAGCGCGAGCTGTTCAAACCAGCAGAGGCGTTCGGCTCCTGA
- the lpxA gene encoding acyl-ACP--UDP-N-acetylglucosamine O-acyltransferase, whose amino-acid sequence MSIKIHPTAVVDSAAQLGKGVVVGPGCVICAGASIGEDCTLVSNVRVEGNTTIGPGALIKHGASLGGDPQTIDYGGWPTFLEIGPKAWIGEYVTVHRGSKEGAATRLGSEVYMMAYSHVGHDCQVGDCVIMTNYAGLAGHVTVEQRAIIAAYGGVHQFCRIGTYAMLGAHSGVGKDVTPYTIVQGVPAVPRSLNIVGLQRAGFSEQTLAQLKKLYKLFFRSSLDTSQAVQRARLDLEPTEQVEHFIAFVEASERGICK is encoded by the coding sequence ATGAGCATTAAAATTCATCCCACGGCCGTGGTCGATTCCGCGGCGCAGCTTGGCAAGGGCGTGGTTGTCGGCCCGGGCTGCGTGATCTGCGCCGGAGCGTCCATCGGCGAGGACTGCACACTGGTGAGCAACGTCCGGGTCGAGGGGAACACCACCATCGGGCCCGGCGCGCTGATTAAGCACGGCGCGAGCCTTGGCGGCGATCCGCAGACCATCGACTACGGCGGCTGGCCGACTTTTCTCGAGATCGGGCCCAAGGCCTGGATCGGCGAGTACGTCACCGTGCACCGCGGCAGTAAAGAGGGCGCGGCCACCCGGCTGGGCAGCGAGGTCTACATGATGGCCTACTCCCACGTTGGGCACGACTGCCAGGTGGGCGATTGCGTGATCATGACCAACTACGCGGGGCTGGCCGGGCACGTGACCGTCGAGCAACGCGCGATCATCGCGGCCTACGGCGGTGTGCACCAGTTCTGCCGCATCGGAACCTATGCGATGCTCGGGGCGCACTCGGGAGTGGGCAAGGACGTCACCCCCTATACAATCGTCCAGGGGGTGCCGGCAGTGCCGCGTTCGCTCAACATCGTCGGGCTGCAACGGGCCGGATTTTCCGAGCAGACCCTTGCACAGCTCAAGAAGCTGTATAAACTCTTTTTCCGTTCAAGCCTGGACACGTCTCAGGCGGTCCAGCGCGCCCGCCTCGATCTCGAGCCGACCGAACAGGTCGAGCATTTTATTGCGTTCGTTGAGGCCAGCGAGCGCGGAATTTGCAAGTAG
- a CDS encoding Gfo/Idh/MocA family oxidoreductase has product MSKIRAGVVGVGHMGRFHVSAYTEIIDVELVGVCDADAQRVAKVAEHYKTRGVTDYREMFGEVDVVSIAVPTELHVQVARDFLEAGIHVLLEKPIARSFSDAHELFTFAQEKDLVLQIGHVERFNGAINEIKKIVENPTLFESRRIGPFTGRNSDDGVVLDLLIHDIDIVLQLSNSPLVQMQAMGRSVVSGRDDLVTAQLRFENGCMAHLLASRVSEEKSRTLAVTQPGAYIFLDYTDQEIHIHRQASSEAVVTTEQLRYKQESIIERLFVYKGNPLKLELQHFIGCAMKGDEVRVSPEDELRSLRVALDILDGIGNAV; this is encoded by the coding sequence GTGAGCAAGATCAGAGCCGGTGTGGTCGGCGTCGGACATATGGGACGCTTTCATGTTTCAGCATACACCGAGATCATCGACGTCGAGCTGGTGGGAGTCTGCGATGCCGACGCCCAGCGTGTGGCGAAGGTCGCCGAGCACTACAAGACCAGGGGCGTGACCGACTACCGCGAGATGTTCGGCGAGGTCGATGTGGTGAGCATCGCCGTGCCCACCGAGCTGCACGTGCAGGTGGCGCGTGACTTTCTCGAGGCCGGCATTCACGTGCTGCTTGAAAAGCCCATCGCCCGTTCGTTCAGCGACGCCCACGAGCTGTTTACCTTTGCCCAGGAAAAGGACCTGGTGCTGCAGATCGGCCACGTCGAGCGTTTCAACGGCGCGATCAATGAAATTAAAAAGATCGTCGAGAACCCGACCTTGTTTGAGAGCCGTCGCATCGGGCCGTTTACCGGTCGCAACTCCGACGACGGCGTTGTGCTCGACCTGCTGATCCACGACATCGACATTGTGCTCCAGCTTTCCAACAGCCCGCTGGTTCAGATGCAGGCGATGGGACGCTCGGTAGTCAGCGGACGCGACGACCTGGTGACCGCGCAGCTGCGTTTCGAGAACGGCTGCATGGCCCACCTGCTGGCCAGCCGGGTCAGCGAGGAGAAGTCGCGCACCCTGGCCGTGACCCAGCCCGGCGCCTACATCTTTCTGGACTACACCGACCAGGAGATCCACATCCATCGCCAGGCCAGCTCCGAGGCGGTGGTGACCACCGAGCAGCTGCGCTACAAGCAGGAGAGCATCATCGAGCGACTGTTCGTCTACAAGGGCAACCCGCTCAAGCTCGAGCTGCAACATTTCATCGGTTGCGCGATGAAGGGCGACGAGGTGCGCGTCAGCCCCGAGGACGAGCTGCGCAGCCTGCGGGTCGCCTTGGACATCCTCGACGGCATCGGCAATGCCGTCTGA
- the hypB gene encoding hydrogenase nickel incorporation protein HypB, with translation MTEIQINKDPRSPEQRIAQQVRQDLLRRKILALNLISSPGSGKTTLLEQTLPRLAQRYKLAVVEADCATRNDADRLEKLGIEVEMICAGVTACHIPQPTAKRAIEALNLDGLELLVIENVGNLVCPADEDLGEDHKIALLSAAEGEDKPLKYPLLFQCASLVLLNKIDAADALGADLDLMERNVRATNPNVEVLRISARTGEGLERWIDWIETRIRQKRDA, from the coding sequence ATGACCGAGATTCAAATCAACAAGGACCCGCGCAGCCCTGAGCAGCGCATTGCCCAGCAGGTGCGGCAGGATTTGTTGCGCCGTAAAATCCTGGCGCTAAACCTGATCAGCTCGCCGGGCTCGGGCAAGACCACGCTGCTCGAACAGACCCTTCCCCGCTTGGCGCAACGCTACAAGCTGGCCGTGGTCGAGGCCGACTGCGCCACGCGCAACGACGCCGACCGGCTGGAGAAGCTCGGCATCGAGGTCGAAATGATCTGCGCCGGGGTCACCGCCTGCCACATCCCGCAGCCCACGGCCAAGCGCGCCATCGAGGCGCTGAACCTCGATGGCCTGGAGCTGCTGGTGATCGAGAACGTGGGCAACCTGGTCTGTCCGGCCGATGAGGACCTGGGCGAGGATCACAAGATCGCCCTACTCTCGGCGGCCGAGGGTGAAGATAAACCGCTGAAGTACCCGCTGCTGTTCCAGTGCGCGTCGCTGGTGCTGCTCAACAAGATCGACGCGGCCGACGCCCTGGGCGCTGACCTGGACCTGATGGAGCGCAACGTGCGCGCCACCAATCCCAATGTCGAGGTGCTGCGCATCTCCGCGCGCACCGGCGAGGGGCTCGAACGCTGGATCGATTGGATCGAGACTCGGATCCGGCAGAAGCGCGACGCCTGA
- the lpxI gene encoding UDP-2,3-diacylglucosamine diphosphatase LpxI (LpxI, functionally equivalent to LpxH, replaces it in LPS biosynthesis in a minority of bacteria.): protein MPSDPIPSTVGIVAGGGTMPAEALHALRARGRRVVLAAIRESGAVDPGADAFAELSVGRIGELVSFFKDNGVRDLLVLGKLDKGLHFAGIEFDELALRGLALMQDRTDMSLFGAVVAVLEEQGLRLLPQDAALYDLLCPVGTMGKVSVGTYAKDVQRALSLAREIARLDIGQSVAVREGLCLAVEAAEHTDEMIKRAGALPGGGTVIAKVPRPGQDPRFDVPTVGPQTIRTMAKIEAAGLALAAGAVFVIDSEQTIRLADEAGIFIVGQRLPGGS from the coding sequence ATGCCGTCTGATCCGATCCCCTCGACTGTCGGGATTGTCGCCGGCGGCGGCACAATGCCCGCCGAGGCCCTGCACGCGCTAAGAGCGCGCGGGCGGCGCGTGGTGCTGGCCGCGATCCGCGAGAGCGGCGCTGTCGATCCCGGGGCCGACGCCTTTGCCGAGCTATCCGTGGGACGGATCGGCGAGCTGGTGAGCTTCTTCAAGGACAACGGCGTCCGCGATCTGCTGGTGCTGGGCAAGCTTGACAAGGGCCTGCACTTCGCCGGCATCGAGTTCGACGAGTTGGCCCTGCGCGGCCTGGCGCTGATGCAGGACCGTACCGATATGAGCCTGTTCGGTGCGGTTGTGGCGGTGCTCGAGGAACAGGGGCTGCGCCTGCTGCCCCAGGATGCGGCGCTCTACGACCTGCTGTGCCCGGTCGGGACCATGGGCAAAGTGTCCGTCGGTACGTACGCAAAGGACGTGCAACGCGCCCTGAGTCTGGCTCGCGAAATCGCGCGCCTGGACATCGGCCAAAGCGTGGCCGTACGCGAGGGACTGTGTCTGGCCGTGGAGGCCGCCGAACATACCGACGAGATGATTAAGCGTGCGGGCGCGCTGCCCGGCGGCGGCACGGTGATCGCCAAGGTCCCGCGCCCCGGACAGGACCCGCGCTTCGACGTACCCACGGTGGGCCCGCAGACGATCCGCACGATGGCAAAGATCGAAGCCGCGGGCCTGGCCCTGGCAGCGGGCGCGGTGTTCGTGATCGATTCTGAACAGACAATCCGACTGGCTGACGAGGCTGGGATCTTCATCGTCGGCCAGCGGCTCCCCGGGGGAAGCTGA
- a CDS encoding acetyl ornithine aminotransferase family protein codes for MKSLTYPKLKTRLPGPEAKRLLNLDRRYISRSYTRTYPLVADHGVGNKVVDVDGNQFLDFTSGIAVTASGHCHPRVVAAIREQAGKLLHMSGTDFYYVPQIELARELSSIAPIKGRKTVYFGNSGAEGVEAAFKLARHHTGRQRVIAFLGAFHGRTMGALSLTASKSTQRQGFGSLVPGVVHVPFAYCHRCPYNMRHPECDLHCADYIEQTIFNTIAPADEVAAIFVEPIQGEGGYIVPPPGYLKRLREICDRHGIMLVADEIQTGMGRTGKMFAVEHSKVKPDILVCAKGLASGLPISAIVAPESVMDWGPGAHASTFGGNPLSCAAALETIALLRGGLIENARVQGERLTKGLNSLAADSPRISDVRGLGLMVGAEIVDLEEQPDPQLRDKLIQDCFKRGLLLLPCGDNVVRFVPGLVVTPDEIDKALEIFEQTLNLPSNRGRK; via the coding sequence ATGAAAAGCCTGACCTACCCCAAGCTTAAAACTCGTCTTCCCGGCCCCGAGGCCAAGCGCCTGCTCAACCTTGATCGGCGCTACATCAGCCGCTCGTACACTCGCACCTATCCGCTGGTTGCGGACCACGGCGTGGGCAACAAGGTAGTCGACGTGGACGGCAACCAGTTCCTCGACTTCACCTCGGGAATCGCGGTCACGGCCAGCGGACACTGCCACCCGCGGGTGGTGGCGGCGATCCGCGAACAGGCGGGCAAACTGCTGCACATGTCGGGCACCGACTTCTACTACGTGCCGCAGATCGAGCTGGCCCGCGAACTAAGCAGCATAGCTCCGATCAAAGGGCGCAAGACGGTCTACTTCGGCAACTCCGGCGCAGAGGGTGTCGAGGCCGCGTTCAAGCTGGCGCGCCACCACACCGGTCGCCAGCGGGTGATCGCGTTTCTCGGCGCGTTCCACGGCCGCACCATGGGCGCGCTGAGCCTAACCGCCAGCAAGTCGACCCAGCGCCAGGGCTTCGGCAGCCTTGTTCCCGGCGTGGTGCACGTGCCCTTCGCCTATTGCCATCGTTGCCCGTACAACATGCGCCATCCCGAATGTGATCTGCACTGTGCGGACTACATCGAGCAGACAATCTTCAACACCATCGCCCCGGCCGACGAGGTGGCGGCGATCTTCGTCGAGCCGATCCAGGGCGAAGGCGGATACATCGTGCCGCCGCCGGGCTATCTCAAACGCCTGCGCGAGATCTGCGACCGACACGGCATCATGCTCGTGGCCGACGAGATCCAGACCGGCATGGGACGCACTGGCAAGATGTTTGCGGTGGAGCACTCGAAGGTTAAGCCCGACATCCTGGTCTGCGCCAAGGGACTGGCCTCGGGCCTGCCGATCTCGGCGATCGTCGCGCCGGAGAGCGTGATGGACTGGGGCCCCGGGGCCCACGCCAGCACCTTCGGCGGCAACCCGCTGAGCTGCGCCGCGGCCCTGGAAACCATTGCGCTGCTGCGCGGCGGGCTGATCGAAAACGCCCGCGTGCAGGGCGAGCGGCTGACCAAGGGGCTAAACTCGCTGGCCGCGGACAGCCCGCGGATCAGCGACGTGCGCGGCTTGGGCCTGATGGTCGGCGCGGAGATCGTCGATCTTGAGGAGCAGCCCGATCCGCAACTGCGCGACAAGCTGATCCAGGATTGCTTCAAACGCGGGCTGCTGCTGCTGCCTTGCGGCGATAACGTAGTACGTTTCGTGCCGGGCCTGGTCGTCACCCCCGACGAGATCGATAAGGCCCTGGAGATCTTCGAACAGACGCTTAACCTGCCAAGCAACCGCGGGAGGAAATGA
- a CDS encoding 3-hydroxyacyl-CoA dehydrogenase NAD-binding domain-containing protein — translation MKYNKVFVAGAGTMGHGIAYLCAAKDVKVVLYDVKELFVQRGVTRIHKLLDRAVSKGRMRKDQAEAVSQNISASINLADAADCDLVIEAAPESLKLKQELFAKFDKICRPEVILASNTSSQSITAIGGFTNRPDKVLGMHFFNPVPVMKLIEIVRGELTSAESCEQAREFGIELGKEPILVKDYPGFASTRFIMVMINEAIYGFWEGLAKAEDIDTAMRLGMNHPMGPLALADLIGLDICLNALHRLHEGFGDPKYRPCPLLKNMVAGGLLGRKTGKGFYSYEE, via the coding sequence GTGAAGTACAACAAAGTTTTCGTAGCCGGTGCCGGGACCATGGGGCACGGCATCGCCTATCTGTGCGCTGCCAAAGACGTCAAGGTCGTGCTCTACGACGTCAAGGAACTGTTCGTCCAACGCGGCGTAACGCGCATCCACAAGCTGCTCGATCGCGCCGTGTCCAAGGGCCGGATGCGTAAAGATCAGGCCGAGGCCGTCAGTCAAAACATCAGCGCGTCCATTAATCTGGCCGACGCCGCGGACTGTGACCTGGTAATCGAGGCCGCGCCCGAATCGCTCAAACTCAAGCAGGAGCTGTTCGCCAAGTTCGACAAGATCTGCCGGCCCGAGGTGATCCTGGCCTCGAACACCAGCAGCCAGTCGATCACCGCCATCGGCGGCTTCACCAACCGTCCGGACAAGGTGCTGGGCATGCACTTTTTTAACCCGGTGCCGGTGATGAAGCTGATCGAGATCGTGCGCGGCGAGCTGACCTCCGCTGAGTCCTGCGAGCAGGCCCGCGAGTTCGGCATCGAGCTGGGCAAGGAGCCGATCCTGGTCAAGGACTACCCGGGCTTCGCCAGCACGCGCTTCATCATGGTGATGATCAACGAGGCGATCTACGGCTTTTGGGAGGGTCTGGCCAAGGCCGAGGACATCGACACGGCCATGCGTTTGGGCATGAACCACCCGATGGGACCGCTGGCCCTGGCAGACCTGATCGGCCTTGACATTTGCCTCAACGCGCTGCATCGCCTGCACGAGGGATTCGGCGATCCCAAGTATCGTCCCTGCCCGCTGCTGAAGAACATGGTGGCCGGCGGACTGCTCGGCCGAAAGACCGGTAAAGGTTTCTACTCTTACGAAGAGTAA